The following proteins are co-located in the Streptomyces sp. DT2A-34 genome:
- a CDS encoding NAD(P)/FAD-dependent oxidoreductase, whose protein sequence is MTVTRPRILVVGAGFAGVGCVRRLERKLSPDEAEITLVTPSSYQLYLPLLPQVASGVLTPQSIALSLRRSRKYRTRIIPGGAVGVDLAAKVCVIRTITDEVVNEPYDYIVLAPGSITRTFDIPGLTDHAYGMKTLAEAAYLRDHVISQLDLADASHDPAERAARLQFVVVGGGYAGTETAACLQQLTHNAVKRYPRLDPKLIRWHLIDIAPRLMPELGEKLGSAAQEILRRRGIEISLGVSIAKAGPDEVTFTDGRVVPTRTLIWTAGVVASPLIGTLGAETVRGRLAVTAEMNLPGHDGVFALGDAAAVPDVAKGEEGAVCPPTAQHAMRQGKVVADNVIAALRNQPLRPYEHKDLGLVVDLGGRDAVSKPLGVELKGLPALAVARGYHWSALRTNVAKTRVMTNWLLNAVAGDDFVRTGFQSRSPAKLKDFEFVDAYLTPEQLRAQVAGKGGAEGTDG, encoded by the coding sequence ATCACCGTGACACGACCCAGGATCCTGGTGGTTGGCGCAGGCTTCGCCGGAGTCGGCTGCGTTCGCAGGCTGGAACGCAAACTCTCCCCCGACGAGGCCGAGATCACCTTGGTGACGCCGTCCTCCTACCAGCTCTACCTGCCGCTTCTGCCCCAGGTCGCCTCCGGCGTCCTGACGCCCCAGTCGATCGCCCTGTCGCTGCGTCGCAGCCGCAAGTACCGCACCCGGATCATCCCGGGCGGCGCCGTCGGCGTGGACCTCGCGGCCAAGGTCTGCGTCATCCGCACCATCACCGACGAGGTCGTCAACGAGCCGTACGACTACATCGTGCTGGCCCCCGGGAGCATCACCCGCACGTTCGACATCCCGGGGCTCACCGACCACGCGTACGGCATGAAGACGCTCGCGGAGGCCGCCTACCTCCGCGACCACGTCATCTCCCAGCTGGACCTCGCCGACGCCAGCCACGATCCGGCCGAGCGCGCCGCACGGCTGCAGTTCGTGGTGGTCGGCGGCGGCTACGCGGGCACCGAGACCGCCGCGTGCCTGCAGCAGCTGACCCACAACGCGGTCAAGCGCTATCCGCGGCTCGACCCGAAGCTGATCAGGTGGCATCTGATCGACATCGCGCCGAGGCTGATGCCCGAGCTCGGCGAGAAGCTGGGCAGTGCCGCCCAGGAGATCCTGCGCAGGCGTGGCATCGAGATCTCCCTGGGCGTGTCCATCGCGAAGGCGGGTCCCGACGAGGTCACCTTCACCGACGGCCGCGTCGTCCCCACCCGGACCCTGATCTGGACCGCCGGTGTCGTCGCCAGTCCGCTGATCGGCACGCTCGGCGCGGAGACGGTCCGGGGGCGGCTCGCGGTCACGGCCGAGATGAACCTGCCGGGCCACGACGGGGTGTTCGCCCTCGGCGACGCCGCCGCGGTGCCCGACGTGGCCAAGGGCGAGGAGGGCGCCGTCTGCCCGCCCACCGCACAGCACGCGATGCGCCAGGGCAAGGTCGTCGCCGACAACGTCATCGCGGCCCTGCGCAACCAGCCGCTGCGGCCGTACGAGCACAAGGACCTCGGTCTGGTCGTCGACCTCGGCGGTCGCGACGCCGTCTCCAAGCCCCTCGGCGTCGAGCTGAAGGGCCTGCCCGCCCTCGCCGTCGCCCGCGGCTACCACTGGTCGGCGCTGCGCACCAACGTCGCCAAGACCCGCGTCATGACGAACTGGCTGCTCAACGCCGTCGCCGGGGACGATTTCGTGCGCACCGGGTTCCAGTCCCGCAGTCCGGCCAAGCTCAAGGACTTCGAGTTCGTGGACGCGTATCTGACGCCGGAGCAGCTGCGGGCGCAGGTCGCCGGGAAGGGCGGCGCCGAGGGGACGGACGGGTGA